One window of Methanogenium organophilum genomic DNA carries:
- a CDS encoding PEGA domain-containing protein produces MFLTILVVAMLIIPPAVGAESVVGNDTGTSVPTTVATTVPTTVPTTVATTVPTTVPTTVATTVPTTVATTVPTTVPTTVATTVPTTVPTTVATAAPTTVATTVPTTEKPGPQVGWLTILSSPSGAEVSIDGKAAGVTPINSRELGSGSHTIEITMTGYERYTAEKDLRVGEQASLDATLKLIPVTAEPTAVPTTQATAVPTPVPTTQATAVPTPTAPPVGSEKGWIRVNCNVNGAVVTFDASSTEYTVVDGYCYAEVGTTSTPYKTFTVRKSGYQTVTGPVTSWPGNGETVNLYATLNRNPTPTYGTVTVTSRPTGAIVTIDGGSPQKTPATFSSVRAGTSHDVRITMSGYQVYDTSVYVNAGQTAPVNADLTRNPQQTGSLNINTVPSGADIYVDGHFLAESPFVVTNLAPGSHTVRLHKAGYDEYLRTVTVNAGQQTPITVTFTQQHSSLGSIEVGSTPGGSSVFLDGKYMGQTPVNSYFDLTSVLQGSHTIRITHPDYQDYSQAVYVKGGGVMTVNAQLTPNGPSPTPDTTGQLIVSSTPAGAEVYLDNVFRGITPVTLSDIPAGSHTVTVKQTGYTDASKTVTVTGGESTPVVVGLDAVPPTTQGPAPVLPVVAAFAIVGAVLVCGRRKD; encoded by the coding sequence GTGTTTCTTACAATTCTCGTTGTTGCCATGCTGATAATTCCCCCGGCAGTCGGGGCCGAATCGGTTGTGGGCAATGACACGGGCACCTCAGTACCAACCACGGTAGCCACTACAGTACCCACAACAGTACCAACCACGGTAGCCACCACAGTACCTACCACAGTACCAACTACAGTGGCCACAACAGTACCAACCACGGTAGCCACCACAGTACCTACCACAGTACCAACCACGGTAGCCACCACAGTACCTACCACAGTACCAACCACAGTGGCCACAGCAGCACCGACTACGGTTGCCACTACAGTACCTACCACAGAGAAGCCGGGACCACAGGTGGGATGGCTGACCATACTGTCCTCGCCTTCCGGAGCTGAGGTCTCTATTGACGGGAAGGCAGCAGGGGTCACTCCAATCAACAGCAGGGAACTGGGATCCGGCTCGCATACCATCGAGATCACGATGACGGGATATGAGCGGTATACTGCAGAAAAGGATCTCCGTGTCGGCGAGCAGGCTTCTCTCGATGCAACACTGAAATTGATACCTGTCACGGCAGAACCAACCGCCGTTCCGACGACCCAGGCGACAGCGGTACCAACACCTGTTCCAACCACCCAGGCGACAGCAGTTCCGACACCTACTGCGCCACCAGTTGGTTCTGAGAAGGGGTGGATACGAGTGAACTGCAACGTGAATGGGGCCGTGGTTACCTTTGACGCATCCTCCACCGAATACACCGTTGTGGACGGATACTGCTATGCTGAAGTCGGGACTACGAGCACGCCATACAAGACGTTTACCGTCCGAAAATCCGGTTATCAGACCGTCACCGGGCCGGTAACATCATGGCCGGGGAATGGCGAGACCGTGAACCTGTATGCAACCCTGAACCGGAATCCCACCCCAACATATGGAACAGTCACCGTAACCTCCCGCCCGACCGGTGCAATCGTAACGATTGACGGCGGGAGCCCGCAGAAAACTCCAGCAACCTTCTCATCTGTCCGTGCGGGAACCAGTCATGATGTTCGTATTACGATGAGCGGGTACCAGGTGTATGATACATCGGTATATGTGAATGCAGGCCAGACTGCCCCCGTGAATGCCGACCTGACCCGCAATCCTCAGCAGACCGGGTCACTCAATATCAATACTGTGCCCAGCGGAGCGGACATCTATGTGGACGGGCACTTCCTCGCGGAAAGTCCGTTTGTCGTTACCAATCTTGCCCCCGGTTCGCACACCGTGCGCCTGCACAAGGCAGGGTATGATGAGTACCTCCGGACGGTCACCGTGAATGCAGGGCAGCAGACACCTATCACGGTCACATTTACCCAACAGCACTCATCTCTCGGGTCTATTGAAGTGGGTTCAACGCCGGGCGGTTCATCCGTCTTCCTTGACGGGAAGTATATGGGGCAGACCCCGGTCAACAGCTATTTCGATCTGACAAGTGTGCTGCAGGGCTCGCACACGATCCGCATTACCCATCCGGATTACCAGGACTACAGCCAGGCTGTGTACGTGAAAGGCGGGGGTGTCATGACCGTAAATGCGCAGCTTACGCCGAATGGACCGTCACCCACGCCGGACACCACCGGGCAGCTCATCGTCTCCTCAACACCGGCCGGAGCGGAAGTGTACCTTGACAATGTGTTCCGCGGTATCACTCCGGTGACTCTCTCGGACATCCCCGCAGGCTCACATACTGTGACCGTGAAGCAGACCGGATATACCGATGCCTCAAAGACGGTAACGGTAACCGGAGGCGAGAGCACGCCGGTGGTAGTAGGTCTTGATGCTGTTCCCCCGACAACACAGGGTCCTGCACCTGTTCTTCCCGTGGTAGCAGCCTTTGCCATTGTTGGAGCGGTTCTTGTCTGTGGGCGCAGAAAAGACTGA
- the cmk gene encoding (d)CMP kinase, with product MRITVSGPPGSGTTSLAKYLVKKHNFSLISAGEVFRGLAAERNMELADFGRLAEVDESVDRMIDARQKEIGEARDNIIIEGRLAGHMIDNADIRIWVAASVECRSVRISDREEIDPQTAVELTIEREDCEAGRYHKYYNIDINDLTPYDLVINSEVWGVDEIGAIVDAAIAGLKE from the coding sequence ATGCGGATTACCGTGAGCGGTCCGCCGGGCAGCGGAACGACATCACTTGCCAAATATCTGGTAAAAAAACATAATTTCAGTCTGATATCAGCAGGGGAAGTCTTTCGGGGGCTTGCTGCTGAGCGCAATATGGAGCTTGCTGACTTTGGTCGGCTTGCGGAAGTTGATGAATCCGTTGACCGGATGATTGATGCCCGCCAAAAAGAGATTGGCGAGGCACGCGATAATATCATCATAGAGGGACGCCTTGCGGGGCATATGATTGATAACGCGGATATCCGGATCTGGGTGGCGGCGTCTGTTGAATGCCGTTCTGTGCGCATCTCTGATAGAGAAGAGATCGACCCACAGACAGCAGTTGAACTCACGATCGAGCGTGAGGACTGTGAGGCTGGCAGATACCATAAATATTACAATATTGATATCAATGATCTCACGCCCTATGACCTCGTCATCAATTCTGAGGTCTGGGGGGTTGATGAGATTGGTGCCATCGTAGATGCGGCAATTGCCGGTCTGAAGGAATAA
- a CDS encoding DUF106 domain-containing protein: protein MRRIATTGKSAGKKAMGGMTSFFIVMLIAMGAYSIPPVRDAIGVGANYIFGPMASIIGVTNNPQLWVIMILILASITGCYSSLLQKYTIDYEKMQAVQAKMKEFQKIYREAQLAGDEKKLKKLNDKRARMMEEQMQMSQEQFKPMGWILIVTVPIFIWLLWSMSDLQAAFDAGTIAALPTITFPYIGEVAINAVAFFLPSWILWYMICSICLSQVIRKALNIGGL, encoded by the coding sequence GTGAGGCGTATCGCAACAACCGGCAAATCGGCAGGAAAGAAGGCCATGGGTGGCATGACCTCATTTTTCATCGTCATGCTGATTGCGATGGGGGCATATTCCATACCCCCCGTTCGTGATGCAATAGGGGTAGGTGCAAATTATATCTTCGGACCGATGGCAAGTATCATCGGTGTTACGAATAATCCCCAGCTCTGGGTAATTATGATTCTGATTCTTGCATCGATTACCGGCTGTTATTCATCCCTTCTCCAGAAGTATACCATCGACTATGAGAAGATGCAGGCAGTTCAGGCGAAGATGAAAGAATTCCAGAAGATCTACCGTGAAGCACAGCTTGCAGGCGATGAAAAGAAACTTAAAAAACTCAATGACAAGCGTGCACGAATGATGGAAGAACAGATGCAGATGTCCCAGGAGCAGTTTAAGCCGATGGGATGGATCCTGATTGTAACGGTTCCGATCTTTATCTGGCTGCTCTGGTCCATGTCGGATCTCCAGGCAGCATTTGATGCCGGCACGATTGCAGCATTGCCGACCATCACGTTTCCATATATTGGAGAGGTTGCGATTAATGCGGTTGCATTCTTCCTCCCGTCATGGATTCTCTGGTATATGATCTGCTCCATCTGTCTCTCGCAGGTAATCCGTAAGGCCCTCAATATCGGAGGGCTCTAA
- a CDS encoding adenylate kinase, with product MGKKVVITGVPGVGKTTVINQAISELSAEGVEYQDINFGSCMFEVASGQGLVKDRDEMRKLEQAKQRELQRNAAQFIAKTEGNVIIDTHCTVKTPKGYLAGLPEWVLKELMPDTFILVETDEDQILMRRMSDETRVRDAEGYRALCEHQQFNRAMAASYAMLTGCTVKIVVNADNLLDKSVEELKEILR from the coding sequence ATGGGTAAAAAGGTAGTAATTACCGGGGTGCCTGGCGTCGGCAAGACGACGGTTATCAACCAGGCAATCTCGGAACTTTCAGCAGAGGGTGTGGAGTATCAGGACATTAACTTTGGATCATGCATGTTCGAGGTGGCATCCGGTCAGGGTCTTGTAAAGGACCGTGACGAGATGCGCAAACTTGAACAGGCAAAGCAGCGTGAACTGCAGCGTAATGCTGCCCAGTTCATCGCAAAGACAGAAGGAAATGTCATCATTGACACACACTGCACGGTGAAGACCCCAAAGGGATATCTTGCGGGTCTTCCCGAGTGGGTGCTCAAAGAACTGATGCCTGATACCTTCATCCTTGTTGAGACCGATGAGGACCAGATCCTGATGCGGCGCATGAGTGACGAGACACGGGTCCGTGATGCAGAAGGATACCGTGCCCTCTGTGAACACCAGCAGTTCAACCGTGCAATGGCGGCATCGTATGCGATGCTGACCGGATGCACGGTCAAAATCGTTGTCAATGCTGATAATCTTCTTGATAAATCAGTTGAAGAACTCAAAGAGATTCTGAGGTGA
- the secY gene encoding preprotein translocase subunit SecY, with the protein MGAMLDRLEPLLAAMPAVRSPEGHVHFKNKLIWTAAILILYFVLTNIPVFGLDPNSQDIFSFYRALLAGASGSIAHLGIGPIVTASIVLQLLKGADLLDLDTSDARGQVMYMGLQKLLIFVMIVLEALPNVIGGFLSPDPVVANALFGGSLGAVTFLIFLQICIGGVLIFFMDEVVTKWGVGSGVGLFIIAGVSQGLVNGFLNWNAVQDAYPVGFFPRLFSVVMDGAPFLEYFGTDLLALITTVAIFLVIVYVESTRIEIPLAHASVRGARGRFPVKLIYASVLPMILVRVLQANIQMLGLFLNNLGITILGEYQGNTPLNGIMYYLAPINGPSDWMWWAYDVGHPIWEIVIRMGLDLFVMVVGGAIFALFWVKTAGLDSSHVARQIQMSGMSIPGYRRSEQVLVKYLDRYIPRVTVIGGVFVGLLSVIANYFGVIGMVGGTGLLLTVSIVYRLYEEIASEQIMEMYPFMRGFFGKE; encoded by the coding sequence ATGGGAGCGATGCTGGATCGATTAGAACCACTGCTTGCAGCGATGCCTGCAGTGAGAAGTCCGGAAGGGCACGTCCATTTTAAAAACAAATTAATTTGGACTGCTGCTATTCTGATATTGTATTTTGTACTGACCAACATTCCGGTATTTGGGCTTGATCCGAATTCTCAGGATATTTTCTCGTTCTACCGTGCCCTCCTTGCGGGTGCGAGTGGTTCCATTGCCCATCTGGGTATCGGGCCGATCGTCACCGCATCCATTGTGCTTCAGCTCCTCAAGGGTGCTGATCTGCTGGATCTGGATACCAGCGATGCACGCGGACAGGTCATGTACATGGGCTTACAGAAGCTCCTGATCTTTGTCATGATCGTGCTTGAAGCACTACCGAATGTTATCGGTGGATTCCTTTCACCAGACCCGGTCGTTGCAAATGCATTATTTGGCGGAAGCCTCGGTGCTGTCACGTTCCTCATCTTCCTGCAGATCTGTATCGGAGGGGTACTGATCTTCTTTATGGATGAAGTGGTGACAAAATGGGGGGTCGGCTCTGGCGTCGGTCTCTTTATTATCGCTGGTGTTTCCCAGGGTCTTGTTAACGGGTTCCTGAACTGGAACGCGGTGCAGGACGCATACCCTGTCGGGTTCTTCCCACGACTGTTTTCAGTCGTTATGGACGGCGCTCCGTTCCTGGAATATTTCGGCACAGATTTGCTCGCTTTGATTACGACTGTCGCAATCTTCCTTGTGATCGTTTACGTGGAGTCGACACGGATTGAGATCCCGCTTGCCCATGCGTCTGTGCGTGGTGCCCGCGGGCGTTTCCCGGTGAAACTCATCTATGCCAGTGTGCTGCCGATGATTCTTGTCCGTGTGCTGCAGGCAAACATCCAGATGCTTGGTCTGTTCCTGAACAATCTTGGGATTACGATCCTCGGTGAGTATCAGGGCAATACCCCGCTGAATGGGATCATGTATTACCTCGCACCCATCAACGGTCCGTCGGACTGGATGTGGTGGGCCTATGATGTTGGTCACCCAATATGGGAGATTGTTATCAGGATGGGTCTTGACCTCTTTGTGATGGTGGTCGGTGGTGCAATCTTCGCACTCTTCTGGGTGAAGACGGCTGGCCTTGACTCGTCTCATGTGGCACGGCAGATCCAGATGAGCGGGATGTCGATCCCCGGATACCGGAGATCTGAACAGGTTCTTGTCAAGTACCTGGACCGCTACATCCCGCGTGTCACCGTCATTGGTGGTGTCTTTGTGGGTCTCCTCAGTGTGATCGCAAACTACTTTGGTGTCATCGGGATGGTCGGAGGAACCGGTCTTCTGCTGACAGTCAGTATTGTCTACCGTCTGTATGAGGAGATTGCAAGCGAACAGATCATGGAGATGTACCCGTTCATGCGCGGGTTCTTCGGAAAGGAGTGA
- a CDS encoding uL15m family ribosomal protein → MPVNKRSKYRGSRTCGGGTHKNRRGAGNRGGRGRAGHRDHRFSHFLINNKVHNGKHGFVNKNPSAVDALDIGDIDQMADALVASGNAEMDGDTIVIDAGQIGIDKILGGGQVTKKMNISAVSFTDRARQKIEENGGQALDA, encoded by the coding sequence ATGCCAGTAAACAAACGCTCAAAATATCGTGGATCACGGACATGCGGCGGCGGTACACACAAGAACCGTCGTGGTGCAGGAAACCGTGGTGGAAGAGGCCGGGCAGGTCACCGTGACCACCGGTTCTCCCATTTCCTCATCAACAACAAGGTCCACAACGGAAAGCACGGGTTTGTGAACAAAAATCCGTCTGCTGTTGATGCCTTGGACATTGGGGATATCGACCAGATGGCTGATGCTCTTGTGGCATCCGGGAACGCAGAGATGGATGGAGATACCATCGTCATTGACGCAGGCCAAATCGGTATTGATAAAATACTTGGAGGCGGACAAGTTACCAAGAAGATGAACATCTCTGCTGTGTCATTTACTGACAGAGCCCGACAAAAGATTGAAGAGAATGGCGGCCAGGCACTGGACGCCTGA
- a CDS encoding 50S ribosomal protein L30: MYVVVQVRGVVNCRKEIKDTLKMLRLHHINHCVLIPDTPEYLGMIRKVKDYVAYGEADPEILGTVLSTRGRLTGNERLTDEYVKENSEFEDINAFATALCAGEASMKDVPELKPVLRLHPPRKGFKSIKRTYQQGGALGNYGSEINSLLYRMR; the protein is encoded by the coding sequence ATGTATGTGGTAGTGCAGGTTCGTGGTGTCGTTAATTGCCGCAAGGAGATTAAAGACACCCTGAAGATGCTCCGTCTTCATCATATCAATCACTGTGTCCTTATTCCGGACACCCCCGAATACCTCGGGATGATCCGGAAGGTTAAGGATTACGTGGCATACGGCGAAGCTGACCCTGAAATACTGGGAACTGTCCTCTCTACCCGTGGCAGACTGACCGGAAATGAACGTCTGACCGATGAGTATGTGAAGGAGAACTCAGAATTCGAGGATATCAATGCGTTTGCAACCGCACTCTGTGCAGGTGAGGCATCCATGAAAGATGTGCCGGAACTCAAACCGGTTCTTCGGCTTCACCCACCGCGAAAGGGATTCAAGTCCATTAAGCGGACCTACCAGCAGGGCGGTGCACTCGGAAACTACGGAAGTGAGATCAATTCACTTCTCTATAGGATGCGGTGA
- a CDS encoding 30S ribosomal protein S5: MAYEQEEWVPITGLGRRVAAGEFTSLKEVLDIGRPIKEPGIVDYFLPDLEDEVLDINMVQRMTDSGRRVKFRAVVVVGNRDGFIGYGQAKDAQVGNAIKKAIAHAKINIICVKRGCGSWECGCGEGHSIPMRVEGKSGSVTITLIPAPQGIGLVTGDIGKKVLELAGITDIWTSSSGQTRTTINFAKATFDALKNSNLIRTGVME, encoded by the coding sequence ATGGCCTATGAACAGGAAGAATGGGTTCCTATAACAGGCCTTGGAAGACGGGTTGCTGCCGGCGAGTTTACAAGCCTCAAAGAAGTGCTTGACATCGGCAGACCTATTAAAGAACCTGGTATTGTCGATTATTTCCTTCCCGACCTCGAAGATGAAGTTCTCGACATCAATATGGTTCAGAGAATGACTGACAGTGGTCGTCGTGTCAAGTTCCGTGCTGTTGTCGTTGTGGGAAACCGTGACGGCTTCATCGGATACGGACAGGCAAAGGACGCACAGGTTGGCAATGCTATCAAGAAGGCAATTGCACACGCAAAGATCAACATCATCTGTGTAAAGCGCGGATGTGGCAGCTGGGAATGTGGCTGCGGTGAAGGACACTCTATTCCAATGCGTGTCGAAGGGAAGTCCGGCAGTGTGACCATCACGCTGATTCCGGCACCCCAGGGCATCGGTCTTGTTACCGGTGACATTGGAAAGAAGGTCCTTGAACTTGCAGGTATCACCGATATCTGGACGTCATCATCCGGCCAGACCCGGACGACGATCAACTTTGCAAAGGCAACCTTCGATGCACTGAAGAACTCGAACCTCATCCGGACAGGAGTGATGGAGTAA
- a CDS encoding 50S ribosomal protein L18 — protein sequence MATGPRYFVPFRRRHEGKTDYYARMRLLLSEKPRMVVRKTNRQIIIQLVAAELEGDRTLVAAYSNELEKFGFTGAAGNTPAAYLTGMLFAVRAQNAGYGEANLDIGLTRATPGGKVFGALKGAVDAGLDVPHGESILPDEDRVKGAHIAAYAPERAADLVANVEQAAEAIMKELK from the coding sequence ATGGCAACCGGACCACGGTATTTTGTCCCGTTCAGAAGGAGACACGAGGGCAAAACAGATTATTACGCCCGGATGCGGCTTCTCCTCTCCGAGAAACCGCGTATGGTCGTACGCAAGACCAACCGGCAGATCATTATTCAGCTGGTCGCGGCTGAACTTGAGGGTGACCGGACACTGGTTGCGGCATACTCAAATGAACTGGAAAAATTCGGTTTCACCGGCGCTGCCGGGAACACTCCCGCAGCATATCTCACTGGCATGCTCTTTGCGGTGCGTGCACAGAATGCAGGCTATGGAGAGGCAAACCTCGACATCGGTCTGACCCGTGCAACCCCCGGAGGGAAGGTGTTTGGTGCACTGAAGGGCGCTGTGGATGCAGGCCTTGACGTCCCGCACGGTGAGTCGATTCTTCCGGACGAGGACAGGGTAAAGGGCGCACACATTGCGGCATATGCACCTGAGCGTGCAGCAGACCTTGTTGCCAATGTGGAACAGGCAGCAGAAGCAATCATGAAGGAGCTGAAGTAA
- a CDS encoding 50S ribosomal protein L19e, translating to MSDLKNQRRIAAAVLKCGVHRVWMDSEREDDIENAISREDIRGLIEDGAIRAKPVKGVSRGRARALTAKRSYGHCKGHGRRKGASNARTPSKRVWIKKIRAIRRELRDMRDTGNIDVTMYRKMYRKAAGGQFRSVAHMKAQLEQIQGRMN from the coding sequence ATGAGTGACCTCAAAAACCAGCGTCGTATCGCAGCAGCTGTTCTGAAGTGCGGTGTACACCGTGTCTGGATGGACAGCGAACGCGAGGATGATATTGAAAATGCTATCTCACGTGAGGATATCCGCGGCCTCATTGAGGATGGCGCAATCCGTGCAAAGCCGGTAAAAGGCGTAAGCCGCGGTCGTGCACGGGCTCTCACTGCAAAACGCTCTTACGGTCACTGTAAGGGTCACGGACGCAGGAAAGGAGCTTCCAACGCGAGAACACCGTCCAAGCGGGTATGGATTAAGAAAATCCGTGCAATCCGTCGCGAACTCCGTGATATGCGTGACACCGGCAATATCGATGTCACCATGTATCGGAAAATGTACCGGAAAGCAGCGGGCGGACAGTTCCGCAGTGTGGCACATATGAAAGCACAGCTTGAGCAGATTCAGGGGAGGATGAACTAA
- a CDS encoding 50S ribosomal protein L32e, translating into MADEKMRLIRARNGKRATFKRQCIHQKKKLDDVWRRPRGLQSKLRKNIRAKGRLPRPGYGGPAAVRGFHPSGYEEVLVFAPADLEGLNPETQAVRVAGTVGNRKREVIQEKALGLGLKVFNLKDASKKAAEEEPEEVEDVEEDVEDVEEEVDSDE; encoded by the coding sequence ATGGCTGACGAAAAGATGAGACTTATCCGTGCACGCAATGGAAAGCGGGCAACCTTTAAGCGCCAGTGTATTCACCAGAAGAAGAAACTGGATGACGTATGGAGACGCCCACGCGGTCTTCAGAGCAAACTGCGCAAAAACATCCGTGCAAAGGGTCGTCTCCCGAGACCCGGGTACGGAGGTCCGGCCGCTGTACGTGGATTCCACCCCAGCGGATATGAGGAAGTGCTCGTATTCGCACCCGCAGACCTTGAAGGACTGAACCCTGAGACTCAGGCTGTCCGTGTTGCAGGTACCGTTGGAAACCGGAAACGCGAAGTCATTCAGGAGAAAGCTCTTGGGCTTGGTCTTAAGGTATTCAACCTGAAGGATGCATCCAAAAAGGCTGCTGAAGAGGAGCCTGAAGAAGTGGAAGACGTTGAAGAAGACGTTGAAGACGTTGAAGAAGAGGTGGATTCAGATGAGTGA
- a CDS encoding 50S ribosomal protein L6, with product MLSERTVEIPEGVTARMEGTTFVVEGPKGKLTRDMRYPGIDISCDGTVFTAKTASTRKKISAMVGTYAALARNMCGGVSEGYVYKMKVVYSHFPIQLKKTDTALEIVNFLGEKQPRVARISEGVTVTTGSDEVTVSGIDKELVGTTAARIERATHVRNRDPRVFQDGIYIIEKA from the coding sequence ATGCTGAGTGAACGTACTGTTGAGATTCCTGAAGGCGTTACCGCAAGAATGGAGGGTACTACCTTCGTTGTTGAGGGGCCAAAGGGAAAGCTCACTCGTGATATGCGCTACCCGGGTATTGACATCTCCTGTGATGGCACGGTATTCACCGCGAAAACTGCGTCAACACGGAAGAAAATATCTGCAATGGTCGGAACCTATGCAGCTCTTGCACGCAACATGTGCGGCGGGGTTTCAGAAGGGTACGTATACAAGATGAAAGTGGTCTACAGTCACTTCCCGATCCAGCTCAAGAAGACTGACACAGCTCTTGAGATCGTCAATTTCCTTGGCGAGAAGCAGCCACGGGTTGCACGGATTTCAGAGGGAGTCACCGTTACAACCGGTAGTGATGAGGTCACCGTATCAGGCATCGACAAAGAACTCGTGGGCACCACAGCCGCCCGTATTGAGCGGGCTACGCATGTGCGCAACCGTGATCCCCGTGTGTTCCAGGATGGAATATACATCATTGAGAAGGCGTGA